The Nitrospirota bacterium DNA segment GGGTTATAGGATGAATTGGAGAGGGAGAACGCAATCATGGAGACAAGACCGAAGTCGTATACCTATCACACCGCGGTGAAATGGACAGAGCAGCGGAAGGGAATCATCTCCTGTTCCGGCAAGCTTGATATTCAAGTTGCGACGCCGCCGGAGTTCAAGGGACACGAGGGCATCTGGTCGCCGGAGGATCTCTTCGTCGCGTCTGCCAATATCTGTCTGATGACGACGTTCCTATCGGTGGCGGAGCGGGCAGGTCTGGTCTTTACCTCCTACGAGAGCCAGGCTGAAGGAAAGTTGGAATTGGTCGAGGGGAAGTTTCAATTCACGACCATCACGTTAAAGCCAACCATCATGCTCCCAGCCAACGGCGATGCGACTAAAGCGAAGGAGCTGATCGAGAAAGCCGAGGCGAACTGTCTGATTTCCAATTCGATGAAGGCCAAAGTCAGCTTGGAGCCGACCATCCGATAACAGGGAAGGGAGGGATGGCCCGGTGAGTCCCCTGTGCTCGCGCAACGCGCGGTCGCGGGCTCCCCTCGTTGGACGCGCGCAGTGGGGGACTCATCCGGGCCATCCTAGAGCAACGTACACGAGCGAGCTTGGAGGGAGCATTATAAAGTGTGGTCGCTCGATGCGCGCGGTGAAGGATAACTTGGGCACTCCGGCGAGAAAGGGCTCCCGATTCGTTGCATTCAGCTTCTCGCTACTTGACCGGTCATGAAGAGAGCGATACAGTGCCTACCAATCGTATGAAACAGAAGGCTACAGCGTTCGACAAACATTTTGATGCGCGAGAAGTGGCGTCCTATGGCGTCATGGAAGCCGCACATTATCTGCGCATTCCACGCACGACCATCCGGGACTGGGTTTCAGGCCGGCATTACCACAGCACTACCGGCATGCGCTTCTCCAGGCCGATCATCCAGGTGCCCGATCCAGCCATGAAGTTGCTCTCCTTCATGAACCTCGTGGAGATCCATGTTCTGGATGCCATTCGCCGCCAGCATGACATCCCATTAGAAAAAGTCAGAACTGCGATGAACTACCTCTCGAAGCAATTTCCGTCGAGGCATCCCTTGGCCGATCAGGAATTCGTCACCGATGGATTGAACCTCTTCATCAAGAAATTCAGTCAATTGATCAATATCTCTCAAGAAGGACAATTGGCCATCCAGGAAGTCCTCCAGGCGCACCTCCATCGAATCGAACGAGATCTCAAGGGCATCCCGGTCAGACTGTATCCGTTCACGCGGAAACGCGACCTCCAAGAAGAGCCTAGGGCCGTCGTGATTGATCCACAAGTATCCTTTGGCCGGCCTGTGCTGGCAGGCACCGGCATTCCAACGGCCGTGATTGCCGAGCGCTATAAGGCCGGTGAATCTGTGGACGACTTGGCAGACGATTATGGACGGCGGCGGCTTGAAATCGAAGAAGCCATCAGATGCGAACTCTCCGTCGAAGCGGCCTGAACCCGTCTTCTTCCTCGACCGTTCTCTGGGGAAGAACCGCGTGGCTACAGCGCTCCGCCAGGCTGGCGCCACGCTCCACATCCACGACGATCACTTTCCCCCCGATGCCAAGGATGAAGACTGGCTTGCCGAGGCCGGACAGCGTGGCTGGATTGTCCTGACCAAAGACCATCGCATCCGGTATCGACATGTTGAACGGCTGGCGCTCATGAAGGCAGGCGTAGCGGCATTCATCCTCACATCAGGCGATCTGCAAGGCGAAGAAATGGCTCAGATCTTCGTCAAGGCACTTCCCCGCATCACCAGGTTTTTGAAGAACCACACAAAACCGTTCATCGCCAAGGTCGCAAAGGACGGCTCCGTCTCGCTGCTCTTTCAATGAGTCAGATCGTTCATCTGGTCTTTCAGGTTCATCTGGTTGAATTTCCAGTCCGGCCAACCAGACAAACCAGATAGGCCAGCTTTCGTTGGACGCGCGCAGTGGAAGATCAATCAGCCCCCATCCCTGAGAGGTGACGAGCGAGCTTGGAGGGGGCATGGACTGCTCGAAAGTGGAGCCAGTCCCAGCCCACGATTGTCGAAGGATGAGCCGATTGACGAATCGGTAAGTACCGCGGTGTTCAGACTGAAGACTAAAAGCCTTCAGCCTATCTACCTGAGTCGTTACGACGAATGACGTGTGACGGTTCCCTGGCTGTAGCATCTTGCGACAGTGCTCAGATTTCCAACGGGGTCTTTCTCGACACTTGCGGCGCTCAGCCCTCGCCATCTTTCGTTCTCCTCTCTTAACTCATTGTTTGTTTGCATGTTTACCCAGCACACTTGGCCGTGCTTGCCTGGCATCTCACTCGCAATGCTATTCAACGGATAGGAAGGCAGGGAGGCAACGAAATGAAAGCTGTACTGATCGGAGCCGTGGTCTTGGCTTTTGCCGGGGGCGCAAGCCTGAAAGACTTGAACCAGTCTCAGCCGGAGCGGGATGTGCTCAGCGGCAGAGTGATTTTTTCGACGATTTGTCTCCGTTGTCATGGAATCGATGGAAAGGGAGAGGGCCAGATGAAGTTTACGCCTCCGGTCGCCGACCTCACATCCCCGGCCATTCAAGGGAAGCTGGATGCGAGGTTATTTAAGAGCGTGCATGACGGCAAGAAAAATACAGCAATGGGGGCCTGGAGAGAAGCACTCACGGACGATGAAATTTGGGACGTGCTTGCCTATGTCAGGACGCTCGCTCCTGACGCAGCCGGCGGCATGGGAAGCGGGCTCCGATGAGATCGATATTCTGCCGAATCATGTTGGGTCTGTGGGTCGTGACGATCGTGGCTGGTGGATGGTTCTTTGTGCGGGGATGGACGGTGCCTGGCACGGATGGGCGAACGCAAATCGTCTTAGCACCGGTAGAGCGTGACTTGATCCTGGGCGAGATGCGAATGCTCCTGAAGGCGGTCCATGGTGTGATCACAGGTTTGGCCGGACAGGATCAGGCGGTGGATCGGACGCAGATGGAACAGGCGGCACGTTCGGCGGGAATGGGCATGGCGGCGGATGTGAATCCGGCCCTCATGGAGAAGCTGCCGCTTCCCTTCAAGCAAATGGGCATGTCGATCCATAGAGATATGGATGCCCTCGCGGATGCGGTCGTCCAGAAAGAGTCCCCGCAACAGATTCTCCAGCGCCTCTCCAGCATGACGGCCCGCTGCACGACGTGCCATGACATGTATCGATTCGGAGTGGATAAGTAGCAGGTATCGGTCAGCATTCAGCTGTCAGCATGAGAGTTCATCCGGGGAAATGATAGAGAGCAAATCTGAATAAGGCCGAATCCATTTCCCAGGCGATGCCTCAAACCCATCAAGATAACGATTAGCCGATGGTTTCTGAATCCGTACGCTGACGGCTGATAGCTCAAAGAAGGAGGTGCAGTTATGGCATGCAATGTAGGTGGAGTTGAACGACCGATCCGGATCGTCGTGGGGATTGCGTTGCTCGGGATCGGAGCCTTTGCCGGATTGCCCCCGGTAGGAACCGGAATCGCGTTGCTGTTCGGGACGATCATGTTGGTCACGGGCGCGATCAGTTTCTGCCCGGTCTGGACCCTGCTGGGAATCAATACCTGTCCCACGAAAAAGGGATAAGGACACCTGTCAGCAAGCCGTACGGCGAGAATGTGAGGCTGAAAGTGCTGGGAGTACTGATACTGGCGGGACTGCAGTTCACTGCCTGTGCCGGTATGCCGCAAAGCGAGCGCACGTCCAGGGGCTGACAACGATGCTGTACCAGGAGGAGAAGCCGAGCTTGTCGAACTCTCGGTCCCTGGCGCGAAGTCGAGAGGTCCACGAGATGTGCCGCATGGTTGGGGGCCAAGAACCATTGCAAGGATATCTTCACGCGCTGCGTTCAATAAGGGTGTCGTTAGGTTCAAGGATCGGATCACGAAGGAGGAAACGATGAATCGTATATATATGGGAACTGCTCTCGTGCTGTCAGCGTTTATGCCACTAGTCGGCTGCTCGTCTTACCACACGGGGAAGCTGGACACGAAGCTGCATGCAAGGGCGCTCATCTCGGGTCCCGGTATTACGGGAGAGGCGTATCTCTACGAGGAGTATGAAGGGCGCGTCA contains these protein-coding regions:
- a CDS encoding DUF433 domain-containing protein → MPTNRMKQKATAFDKHFDAREVASYGVMEAAHYLRIPRTTIRDWVSGRHYHSTTGMRFSRPIIQVPDPAMKLLSFMNLVEIHVLDAIRRQHDIPLEKVRTAMNYLSKQFPSRHPLADQEFVTDGLNLFIKKFSQLINISQEGQLAIQEVLQAHLHRIERDLKGIPVRLYPFTRKRDLQEEPRAVVIDPQVSFGRPVLAGTGIPTAVIAERYKAGESVDDLADDYGRRRLEIEEAIRCELSVEAA
- a CDS encoding OsmC family protein; the encoded protein is METRPKSYTYHTAVKWTEQRKGIISCSGKLDIQVATPPEFKGHEGIWSPEDLFVASANICLMTTFLSVAERAGLVFTSYESQAEGKLELVEGKFQFTTITLKPTIMLPANGDATKAKELIEKAEANCLISNSMKAKVSLEPTIR
- a CDS encoding DUF2892 domain-containing protein yields the protein MACNVGGVERPIRIVVGIALLGIGAFAGLPPVGTGIALLFGTIMLVTGAISFCPVWTLLGINTCPTKKG
- a CDS encoding cytochrome c; translated protein: MKAVLIGAVVLAFAGGASLKDLNQSQPERDVLSGRVIFSTICLRCHGIDGKGEGQMKFTPPVADLTSPAIQGKLDARLFKSVHDGKKNTAMGAWREALTDDEIWDVLAYVRTLAPDAAGGMGSGLR